Proteins found in one Miscanthus floridulus cultivar M001 chromosome 4, ASM1932011v1, whole genome shotgun sequence genomic segment:
- the LOC136552059 gene encoding KH domain-containing protein HEN4-like encodes MPMEVVSIPAGAGAGASSSSSSSTPSPSTRRPTTTLRLLCPSSRAAALRPSRDLHVDQPPVGDEAVLVISGPDAPAAAVRAWEHVVGHRVEGEEAMGGEEEEREVTGTVGCRMLAAGGQVGCVLGKGGKTVERMRQESGAQIRVFRNREQLPPFAPPGDELIHISGSFPQVRKALLAVSICLQDNPRPDTHNILMGRPFGPPGSGPGCPPGMDPHSQRSYLPPHIPDYHTRNYPSNAGAPGPRFFFEQEIVFRMIILNEMVGSIIGKDGSTIRALQSETGACIKILEPVADSDERVVAISVRENSDMMHSPAQDAVVQVYSRILEAPMDRTSPTPARLLVPSQHIGCLLGKGGSIITEMRKITGASIRIFRNEQIPRCAQRNDEMVQVTGSFQSIQDALLHITGRIRDVILPKPHPSGGMPPYPPVGNIPVHQSRQEPPPPHLHPSGGMPPYPMHSFRPDAPMGHFETGDQRPPPVHSMEYMGADRMPYSYGGEQGGPRPFLEQPSPRTWPPEAPRTNSEAPRNMPDAVPATDLRKGPVASENQVATPSTTTEVVIPCKYIDFVCGNSGSEIEEIRKMSGASITVHDPKPGDTNSIIVICGDPEQTKKAESLIHAFIFCGLYD; translated from the exons ATGCCCATGGAAGTCGTCTCCATcccggccggcgccggcgccggcgcttcctcttcctcctcctcctcgacccCTTCCCCCTCCACCAGGCGCCCTACCACCACGCTCCGCTTGCTCTGCCCCtcaagccgcgccgccgcgctccgCCCCTCACGGGACCTCCACGTGGACCAGCCCCCCGTGGGGGATGAGGCCGTGCTCGTCATCTCCGGGCCGGACGCCCCCGCCGCGGCGGTCAGGGCGTGGGAGCACGTGGTGGGCCACAGAGTCGAGGGCGAAGAGGCGATGGGAGGggaagaggaggagagggaggtgaCGGGCACCGTGGGCTGTCGGATGCTGGCCGCCGGTGGGCAGGTGGGATGCGTCCTGGGGAAGGGAGGGAAGACGGtagagcggatgaggcaggagaGTGGCGCCCAGATCAGGGTGTTTCGGAATAGAGAGCAGCTGCCCCCCTTTGCGCCGCCGGGGGATGAGCTGATCCAT ATAAGTGGGAGCTTTCCTCAAGTACGGAAAGCACTGTTAGCAGTTTCAATCTGCCTCCAAGATAATCCTAGGCCAGACACGCATAATATTCTGATGGGAAGACCATTTGGGCCTCCAGGTAGTGGTCCTGGATGTCCCCCTGGCATGGATCCTCATTCTCAAAGAAGTTATTTACCACCACACATACCTGATTACCACACAAGGAATTATCCAAGCAATGCTGGTGCCCCTGGTCCTAGATTCTTTTTTGAACAAGAGATAGTGTTCAGGATGATAATTCTGAATGAAATGGTGGGCAGCATAATTGGAAAAGATGGTTCCACTATTCGGGCATTGCAAAGTGAAACTGGTGCTTGTATAAAGATTTTAGAGCCTGTTGCTGATTCAGATGAGCGTGTCGTTGCAATATCTGTACGTGAG AATTCTGACATGATGCATTCTCCAGCGCAAGATGCAGTTGTTCAGGTGTACTCTAGGATCTTAGAGGCACCTATGGATAGAACTTCTCCTACACCTGCAAGGCTTCTCGTTCCATCACAACATATTGGTTGCCTGCTAGGAAAAGGTGGATCCATTATTACAGAGATGAGAAAGATTACAGGAGCTAGCATTCGAATTTTCAGGAATGAACAAATTCCAAGATGCGCACAGCGAAATGATGAGATGGTTCAG GTCACTGGTAGCTTCCAATCCATTCAGGATGCATTACTTCATATAACTGGAAGGATCAGGGATGTCATCCTTCCCAAGCCACACCCCAGTGGAGGCATGCCTCCATACCCACCTGTTGGAAACATCCCAGTTCACCAATCAAGACAAGAACCACCTCCTCCGCACCTACATCCCAGTGGGGGTATGCCTCCATACCCTATGCATTCTTTCAGACCTGATGCTCCTATGGGCCACTTTGAAACGGGTGATCAACGGCCACCTCCTGTACATTCGATGGAATATATGGGTGCTGATAGGATGCCATACTCGTATGGTGGTGAACAAGGAGGTCCTCGCCCTTTTCTAGAACAGCCTTCACCAAGAACCTGGCCTCCTGAG GCACCGAGGACAAACAGTGAAGCTCCCAGAAACATGCCTGATGCAGTGCCGGCCACAGATTTGAGAAAGGGACCAGTGGCAAG TGAAAACCAAGTGGCTACACCAAGTACTACAACTGAAGTTGTTATTCCTTGCAAGTATATAGACTTTGTTTGTGGAAACAGTGGCAGTGAAATTGAAGAAATAAGAAAG ATGTCAGGTGCTTCAATTACAGTTCATGATCCAAAACCTGGTGACACAAACTCAATAATTGTTATATGTGGGGATCCCGAACAAACAAAGAAGGCAGAGAGCCTGATTCATGCCTTCATCTTCTGTGGCCTGTATGATTGA